Proteins from a genomic interval of Carassius auratus strain Wakin unplaced genomic scaffold, ASM336829v1 scaf_tig00003633, whole genome shotgun sequence:
- the LOC113070278 gene encoding uncharacterized protein LOC113070278 — MQGKMNVELLVSLVSEHKELYDKRDSDYKNLDKRELLWSGIAQQMGLDVEEVKHKWKSLRDTYTRKKREDDCRSGQAAKNKKTWKFMKVMEFLATSTEFRSVHSNISPENMNEGVEQVVVQKEVSDREEASASTSPGSSFSSPTVTRSTFNKRKRPETPDLLDRYLLSKEARESEKEERRREKEERREQRREQQNDENYLFALGLIPALRRLSPAVQSSVKLKIHQLLHDAEFGQASSAFFPQQSPVSYHQVPPQTPTNYGCSTTSWLP, encoded by the exons ATGCAAGGCAAGATGAATGTAGAGTTGCTGGTCTCGTTGGTGTCGGAACACAAAGAACTATATGACAAACGTGACAGCGATTACAAAAATCTTGATAAAAGAGAACTGTTATGGAGTGGTATTGCACAGCAAATGGGCCTTGATG TGGAGGAGGTAAAACACAAATGGAAAAGCCTGCGAGATACATATACACGAAAAAAGCGCGAAGATGATTGCCGAAGTGGACAGGCTGCTAAAAACAAGAAGACGTGGAAATTTATGAAGGTCATGGAGTTCCTCGCAACATCAACTGAATTTCgaag TGTTCACAGCAATATTTCTCCTGAAAATATGAATGAAGGGGTTGAGCAAGTGGTGGTTCAAAAAGAAGTCAGCGACAGAGAAGAAGCATCAGCAAGCACGTCTCCAGGATCATCCTTCTCCAGCCCAACTGTGACCAGGTCTACTTTCAACAAAAGAAAACGGCCAGAGACACCAGACTTGTTGGACCGGTACCTTTTATCCAAAGAAGCCAGGGAAAGTGAGAAAGAGGAacgcagaagagagaaagaggagcgcaGAGAGCAACGAAGAGAgcaacaaaatgatgaaaattactTGTTTGCTCTTGGCTTGATACCAGCACTAAGGAGATTGTCCCCAGCCGTACAGTCTTcagtcaaattaaaaatacatcagcTGTTGCATGATGCTGAGTTTGGCCAGGCCTCTTCTGCTTTTTTTCCACAGCAGTCACCGGTGTCCTACCATCAGGTCCCCCCACAGACCCCAACAAACTATGGCTGCTCTACAACTTCTTGGCTACCCTAA
- the LOC113070277 gene encoding protein ALP1-like: MNISSTSNSSSSSSDEEIIVLLNEERRRKRRRFWVHPIVTRREEHGEFYRLVQELKMYHERFRGYFRMSVSEFENLLQQLAPLLTKEQTHYRKPIDPEQRLAVCLRFLSTGDSYRSIAFSFRLGVSTVASIVSETCDALWHCLRDEHLPVPTEEMWRSTARRFHERWNFPNCLGAMDGKHIFIQAPANSGSLYFNYKGTFSVVLLALVDADYRFLVVDVGSYGSNSDGGIFANSVLGKALRNGTLNVPPPSELPGAPELGKVNHVIVADEAFPLKPYLLRPYPGRRLPTDKRIFNYRLSRARRISENVFGILSQRFRVFQRTLQVQPSVVDKVVKAACALCNYLRPNGNDQNRATEDDHDCEQPLQGFEHCRGQRASVEAQNVRELYKEYFNSPAGEVAWQYDHVNHALGNR; this comes from the exons atgaatatttCAAGCACCAGTAACTCTAGCTCCAGTTCCAGCGATGAAGAAATTATTGTTCTGTTGAATGAGGAAAGACGCCGGAAAAGACGCCGATTTTGGGTACATCCCATAGTTACGAGAAGAGAAGAACATGGGGAGTTTTATCGACTGGTACAAGAGCTGAAAATGTATCATGAGCGTTTTCGGGGGTATTTTAGAATGTCCGTCAGTGAGTTCGAAAATTTACTTCAACAACTGGCTCCCTTGCTGACGAAAGAACAGACACACTACCGTAAACCAATCGACCCAGAACAGCGTTTGGCCGTGTGTTTACG ttttctaAGCACTGGGGACTCGTACCGCTCTATTGCGTTCAGCTTTCGACTTGGTGTGTCAACTGTGGCTTCGATAGTGAGTGAAACCTGTGATGCATTGTGGCACTGCCTCAGAGATGAACATTTGCCAGTGCCTACTGAAGAGATGTGGAGGAGTACAGCCAGGAGATTCCATGAAAGATGGAATTTCCCTAACTGCTTGGGAGCCATGGATGGGAAACACATATTCATCCAGGCCCCTGCAAACTCTGGTTCTCTATACTTTAATTATAAAGGTACATTCTCCGTTGTATTGCTGGCCTTAGTTGATGCAGATTACCGCTTCCTGGTGGTTGATGTGGGGAGCTATGGCAGCAACAGTGATGGAGGAATCTTTGCCAATTCTGTACTGGGAAAGGCACTCAGAAATGGAACTCTGAATGTTCCCCCACCAAGTGAACTTCCAGGTGCTCCTGAGCTGGGAAAAGTTAACCATGTCATTGTGGCGGATGAAGCTTTTCCGCTGAAACCATATCTCCTCCGGCCATACCCTGGACGCCGCCTCCCCACAGACAAGAGAATTTTCAATTATCGTTTGTCTCGGGCACGGCGCATCTCTGAAAATGTATTTGGCATCCTCAGTCAACGCTTCCGGGTTTTCCAAAGAACTTTACAGGTTCAACCAAGTGTTGTTGACAAAGTTGTCAAAGCTGCTTGTGCGTTGTGCAATTATTTGCGCCCGAACGGAAATGACCAGAATCGTGCCACAGAGGATGACCATGATTGTGAGCAACCACTACAAGGCTTTGAACATTGTAGGGGGCAGCGGGCATCTGTGGAGGCCCAAAATGTCCGAGAACTGTACAAAGAGTACTTCAACTCACCAGCAGGAGAAGTTGCTTGGCAGTATGACCATGTGAACCATGCTCTGGGGAACAGATAA
- the LOC113070279 gene encoding prostaglandin E synthase 3-like isoform X2 — MHPAAAKWYDRRDFVFIEFLVEDSKDVNVSFEKSKFGFSCLSGTENTKYSNEIDLFESIDQDGSKHKRTDRSILCRLRKAESGKSWPRLTKDKAKLNWLSVDFNNWKDWEDDSDEDLSNYDRFSEMMGNMGGEDDLPDLDGADDESADSDDEKMPDLE, encoded by the exons AT GCATCCAGCGGCTGCTAAGTGGTACGACAGACGAGACTTTGTCTTCATTGAGTTCTTGGTGGAGGACAGCAAGGATGTGAATGTCAGTTTTGAGAAGTCCAAATTTGGTTTCAG CTGTCTCAGCGGGACGGAAAACACGAAGTACTCAAATGAAATTGACCTTTTTGAATCCATCGATCAAGAT GGGTCCAAACACAAGCGTACAGACCGGTCGATCTTGTGCCGTTTACGGAAAGCAGAGTCCGGAAAATCCTGGCCCAGGTTAACAAAAGACAAAGCAAAG CTCAACTGGCTTAGTGTTGACTTCAATAACTGGAAAGACTGGGAGGATGATTCAGATGAAGATTTGTCCAACTATGATCGCTTTTCAGAG ATGATGGGCAACATGGGAGGAGAAGATGATTTACCTGACCTCGATGGAGCAGATGAT gaatCAGCTGACAGTGATGATGAAA AAATGCCAGATCTGGAATAA
- the LOC113070279 gene encoding prostaglandin E synthase 3-like isoform X1, with the protein MSPNRHPAAAKWYDRRDFVFIEFLVEDSKDVNVSFEKSKFGFSCLSGTENTKYSNEIDLFESIDQDGSKHKRTDRSILCRLRKAESGKSWPRLTKDKAKLNWLSVDFNNWKDWEDDSDEDLSNYDRFSEMMGNMGGEDDLPDLDGADDESADSDDEKMPDLE; encoded by the exons ATGTCCCCTAACAGGCATCCAGCGGCTGCTAAGTGGTACGACAGACGAGACTTTGTCTTCATTGAGTTCTTGGTGGAGGACAGCAAGGATGTGAATGTCAGTTTTGAGAAGTCCAAATTTGGTTTCAG CTGTCTCAGCGGGACGGAAAACACGAAGTACTCAAATGAAATTGACCTTTTTGAATCCATCGATCAAGAT GGGTCCAAACACAAGCGTACAGACCGGTCGATCTTGTGCCGTTTACGGAAAGCAGAGTCCGGAAAATCCTGGCCCAGGTTAACAAAAGACAAAGCAAAG CTCAACTGGCTTAGTGTTGACTTCAATAACTGGAAAGACTGGGAGGATGATTCAGATGAAGATTTGTCCAACTATGATCGCTTTTCAGAG ATGATGGGCAACATGGGAGGAGAAGATGATTTACCTGACCTCGATGGAGCAGATGAT gaatCAGCTGACAGTGATGATGAAA AAATGCCAGATCTGGAATAA
- the p4htma gene encoding transmembrane prolyl 4-hydroxylase, producing MGEYEDILRRLEGEAHHFPPPARAPGGRERLHIQKSSVCSRAYFVVVMAFFHLYIINIIALLLYVHYNTGSGEQDVPLESSASAPRPMPEQQSPSSAEQSPSSAERSPGLSFQLPRLEGIRVGHVQRVSLVPDRTHNMRTLSLKPLLFEIPGFLSVEESSVVMQLAQLKGLTHSSLLTAPDSQEEQLTQDELFSLLDLNQDGLLQREEILSLSHSTDGSWLSSYNLRKIHTGFETSPSGVLSLQEFKRVSGGVLQYGSAGQGSDRHAEVRQRSTHTRLYLGEGTHHLLKSIRHRVTRLTRLPSSLVDLSEPMEVVRYEQGGYSHAHHDSSLTNHDSSCAHTHLAANNSASTQVACRYLTVLLHLNSADGGGETSFPVADNRTYEEEVLGDLSQQYCVKGNLKVKPVAGTALLWYNHLSDGNGWVGELDEFSLHGDCLVTRGVKWTGRVWVNIDPDQQRQERYQRLVSWHPDEQSKNPEHGHMHQDL from the exons ATGGGTGAGTATGAGGACATTCTGCGCAGGCTCGAGGGGGAGGCCCATCACTTCCCCCCTCCAGCGCGAGCCCCAGGCGGCCGCGAGCGGCTCCACATCCAGAAGAGCAGCGTGTGCTCCAGGGCCTACTTCGTGGTTGTCATGGCCTTCTTCCACCTCTATATAATTAACATAATCGCGCTGCTGCTCTACGTGCACTATAACACGGGCTCTGGGGAGCAGGATGTACCCCTGGAGAGCAGCGCCAGTGCCCCTCGACCCATGCCTGAGCAGCAGAGCCCGTCCTCGGCTGAGCAGAGCCCGTCCTCGGCTGAGCGGAGCCCGGGGCTCTCCTTCCAGCTGCCGCGCCTGGAGGGCATCCGG GTTGGACACGTGCAGAGAGTCTCTCTGGTTCCCGACCGGACTCATAACATGCGCACACTCAGCCTGAAACCACTGCTGTTTG AGATCCCAGGGTTCCTGAGTGTGGAGGAGAGCAGTGTGGTGATGCAGCTGGCTCAGCTGAAGGGTCTGACACACAGCTCACTCCTCACAGCTCCGGACAGCCAGGAGGAGCAGCTCACTCAAGACGAGCTCTTCAGCCTGCTCGACCTCAACCAGGACGGCCTGCTGCAGAGGGAGGAG ATTTTGAGTCTGTCCCATTCGACTGATGGATCTTGGCTGAGCTCATACAATTTACGGAAAATCCACACCGGGTTTGAGACCAGCCCCTCTG GAGTTTTGTCTCTGCAGGAGTTTAAGCGTGTCAGTGGTGGAGTGTTGCAGTATGGCAGCGCTGGCCAAGGTTCGGACAGACATGCCGAGGTCAGGCAGAGAAGCACACACACGCGACTTTACCTCGGAGAGGGCACACACCACCTGCTGAAGAGCATCAGACACAG AGTGACCCGTTTAACGCGACTGCCGTCCTCATTGGTGGATCTCAGCGAGCCAATGGAAGTGGTCCGTTATGAGCAGGGCGGCTACAGCCACGCCCACCACGACAGCAGCCTCACCAATCACGACAGCAGCTGCGCCCACACACACCTGGCAGCCAATAACTCCGCCTCCACACAGGTGGCGTGCAG GTACCTGACGGTCTTGCTGCATCTGAACTCGGCGGATGGAGGAGGAGAGACCAGCTTCCCCGTGGCCGACAACAGGACCTATGAGGAGGAG gtcttAGGTGATCTCTCTCAGCAGTACTGTGTTAAAGGCAATCTGAAGGTCAAACCTGTAGCTGGAACCGCTCTGCTGTGGTACAACCACCTCTCAGATGGAAATG GTTGGGTTGGAGAGCTGGATGAATTCTCTCTGCACGGTGACTGTTTAGTCACTCGGGGCGTCAAATGGACAGGAAGAGTGTGGGTGAACATCGACCCTGACCAGCAGCGGCAGGAGCGCTACCAGCGTCTGGTCTCATGGCATCCAGACGAGCAAAGCAAAAACCCCGAGCATGGACACATGCACCAAGACCTCTGA